The following coding sequences are from one Neurospora crassa OR74A linkage group I, whole genome shotgun sequence window:
- a CDS encoding mitochondrial inner membrane magnesium transporter mrs2, which yields MPPALRPAAPSRSLLRYLRAQSEGLSFAPTCRAAAERHPALQCRHGCTAGGSTRPPRQPSSSTTTRSLSTATPPKRTQLRAGLVDLEAILPKSLRKQRTTKSLLALPPPAGSLRFSSNQSSDCDSKRPKLREWLFGNGEKKGPPDTRLNDDDIRVALEEESGSIFQRRALTAKAAMDPRLRCTEVDENGNVVMVDGELKKSELIAKYGLLPRDLRKIDSSNLPHILIRPSAILLNLLHLKVLIKHDCVLLFDVYGSKSSYPQSAFMYDLQGKLQQKQSSGANSLPYEFRALEAVLMSVTSELEADFEAVRDPVIRILSELEDDIDREKLRVLLVLSKRVSTFEQKAKLVRDAIEELLEADDDLASMYLTEKTHDLYRGEDDHTEIELLLESYNKICDEVVEEASNLVSSIRNTEEIIRAILDANRNSLMLLDLKFSVGTLGLAMGTFLASWYGMNLENFIEETNWGFAMVTSVSTVASLIVCWYGLVKLRKVQRVKMGDLHNRNAPNHWFRDESTDVLLDPSNRERLRRINSMKSAQQKRSTSKKWF from the exons ATGCCGCCGGCATTGAGGCCAGCAGCGCCATCACGGAGTCTCCTTCGGTATCTTCGCGCCCAGTCCGAAGGGCTCTCGTTTGCGCCAACATGTCGCGCTGCGGCTGAGCGGCATCCAGCTCTCCAGTGTCGCCATGGCTGTACCGCAGGCGGTTCAACCAGACCACCAAGacagccttcttcctcgacgACAACGAGATCGCTGAGTACAGCAACCCCGCCCAAGCGCACCCAGTTGCGCGCCGGTCTTGTCGACCTCGAGGCCATTCTCCCCAAGTCGCTTCGAAAACAGCGCACCACAAAGTCCCTCCTCGCACTCCCACCGCCGGCCGGCTCGTTGCGCTTCTCGTCAAACCAGTCCTCTGACTGTGACTCCAAGAGGCCCAAACTCAGAGAGTGGCTGTTCGGCAATGGCGAAAAGAAGGGACCACCAGACACCCGGCTGAACGATGACGACATAAGAGTAGCACTCGAGGAAGAGTCTGGTTCTATCTTCCAGCGCAGGGCTTTGACCGCAAAGGCTGCAATGGATCCCAGACTGAGGTGTACCGAAGTGGACGAGAACGGCAACGTTGTTATGGTGGACGGTGAGCTCAAAAAGAGTGAGCTTATTGCAAAG TACGGTCTTTTGCCTCGCGATCTTCGCAAGATCGATTCGTCCAACCTTCCCCACATCCTCATCCGTCCCTCGGCGATTCTGCTCAACCTGCTACACTTGAAGGTCCTGATTAAACACGATTGCGTCCTTCTGTTCGACGTCTACGGTTCCAAGAGTTCCTACCCCCAGTCGGCCTTCATGTACGATCTACAAGGCAAACTGCAGCAGAAGCAGTCGTCCGGAGCCAACAGTCTGCCCTACGAATTCCGCGCTCTCGAAGCCGTGCTAATGTCGGTCACTTCCGAGCTGGAGGCTGACTTCGAAGCCGTCCGCGACCCTGTGATTCGCATTCTCAGCGAGCTCGAAGACGATATCGACCGCGAGAAGCTGAGGGTATTGCTGGTCTTGTCCAAGAGGGTTAGCACTTTCGAGCAAAAGGCTAAGCTTGTGCGTGATGCCATCGAGGAGCTGCTTGAGGCCGATGATGATCTTGCGTCCATGTACTTGACTGAGAAGACGCATGATCTCTACAGAGGCGAGGATGACCACACTGAAATCGAGCTTTTGTTGGAGTCTTACAACAAGATTTGCGACGAAGTTGTGGAGGAAGCGAGTAACCTTGTCTCGAGCATCAGGAACACGGAGGAAAt TATCCGCGCCATTCTTGACGCCAACCGTAACTCGCTCATGTTGCTCGATCTCAAGTTCAGCGTGGGCACTCTCGGCCTCGCAATGGGCACCTTCTTGGCGTCTTGGTACGGCATGAACCTGGAGAATTTCATAGAGGAAACCAACTGGGGATTTGCCATGGTCACCTCGGTCTCGACGGTCGCCTCGCTGATTGTCTGCTGGTACGGCCTTGTCAAGCTCCGCAAAGTGCAGCGTGTCAAGATGGGCGATTTGCACAACCGCAACGCCCCCAACCACTGGTTCCGTGACGAGAGCACCGATGTCTTGCTTGATCCCAGCAACCGtgagaggttgaggaggatcaACTCGATGAAGAGTGCGCAGCAAAAGAGATCCACCAGCAAGAAGTGGTTTTAA